The Deinococcus aerophilus region GGCTGCTGACCCGCCGGCATGGCAGCGGGACGTTCGTGGCCCCGCCCGCCTCCGAGACGCGCCCGTCGCGGCCCCTGGGTCTGCTGAGTTCCTTTTCCGAGGATGTGCGCTCGCGGGGGCAGACGCCGGGGGCACAGGTCCTGGCCTTCGAGCTGGGCCGTCCCACCCCCCAGGAGGCCATGAGTCTGGCCCTGTCGCCCGGCGAGGGCGTCTACCGGCTGCGCCGCCTGCGCACCTCCAGCGGTGAGCCCCTGGCGGTCGAGGACAGCACCCTGCCCGCCGCGCTCGTCGGCTCCCTGAGTGCGCCCGACGTGACCGACGCCAGCCTGTACGCCCTGCTGGGTGCCCGGGGTCTGGGGCCGCGGCGGGCGATCCGGCACCTGCGGGCCGTCAACGCCGATCCTCAGCTGGCCGGGCTGCTCGGCGTCCCGGTGGGCGCGGCGCTGCTCGCCACCGAGCGGGTCTCGTGGACGACCGGCGGGCGGCCGGTCGAGTATGCCCGTGCCCACTACCGCGGTGACCGCTACGACTTCGTGATGGAATTGCACGGGGAGCCCGAGTGAACCGCGCTCCCCGGGTTCTTGGCCTGATGAGCGGAACCTCTGCCGACGGCATTGACGCCGCGCTGCTGGAATTGCCCGGCTGGCCCGCGCTGAACCCGAAGGGGGGAGAGGCTTTTCCTGCGCTGCCGCCGGGCGTGCCGCGCGGTCGGGTGGTTGCCCACACCATTACCCCCTACGCGCCCGAGCTGCGCGCGCAGGTGCTGAGGGCCATGCGTGGCGGGCTGGACACGGCACAATTGACCCAGCTGCACTGGGCGCTGGGCGAGGCGCTGGCCGGGGCAGCACAGACCCTGGCGGCGGACGCCGACGTGATCGCGTGCCACGGCCAGACCGTGCAGCACCATCCCCGGCCCGAGGCGGCACGCGGGTGGGCGCGGCCCGCCACGCTGCAGCTCGGCGAGGCCGCCGTGATCGCCGAAACCTGTGGCCGTCCGGTGGTCTCGGATTTCCGGCCGGCCGACCTCGCGGCGGGGGGGGTGGGGGCGCCGCTGGTCCCCTTCGCCGACTGGGCACTGTTCGCTGAAACGGGAGTGAACCGGGTGATTCTGAATTTGGGCGGCCTCGCCAACCTGACTTTCCTGCAGAGCACGGACCCGGCTGGAGTGGTCGCCTTCGATACCGGTCCCGGCAATTGCCTGCTCGACGAAATCGCTGCCCGTATGGGCCAGACCTGTGATGACGGGGGCCGTCTGGCCGCCGCCGGAACGGCACACGCCGCGACCCTGCGGGCGTGGCTCGCCCACCCCGAGCTGTCCGTGCCCCCACCCAAGGCCACCGGGCGCGAGGTCTGGTCCCTGGACCGACTGCCCGTTCCGGACCTGTCTGTGCCCGATCTGGCGGCCACCGCAACTGCCTTTACCGCACAGACTGTGGCAGACGCGATTCACCGCTTTCTGCCCGCGCCGCCCGACGAGGTGGTCGTGGCCGGGGGCGGGGCCCGGAACCCCAGCGTGATGCGTGAGCTGGCCGCCCGTCTTGCGCCGGTGCCGTTGAAAACCTTTGCCGACCTGGGCTGGAACGCCCACGGTTTTACCGACGCCACCCGCGAGGCGGCGGCCTTTGCGCTGCTGGGCTATGCCCGCGTGCAGGGCTGGGCGAACACCCTGCCGCACACCACCGGAGCGCGCCGGGCCGTCTGCGCGGGCAAACTGAGTCTTCCCAACCCCGGAGCGTCCTCATGACCCTGGATTCGCGCCGCACCGAGGGTGTTCACCCCGACCATCCCGATCTGGACCGCCTGGAGGTCTCCGAACTGGTGCGCGTGCTCGCCGGGGACCAGGCCGGGGCGCTGCGGGCGGTGGGGGCAGCGGTCCCGGCGCTGGCCCGCGCGGTGGAGGCCGCCCTGCCCCGGCTCACGCAGGGCGGGCGGCTGGTGTATGTGGGGGCGGGCACCAGCGGGCGGCTGGGGGTGCTGGACGCCACCGAGCTGACCCCCACCTTTTCGTGGCCCCGCGAGCGTGCCGTTCCGCTGATCGCCGGGGGAGCGCGGGCCATCCGCGAGGCCGTCGAGGGGGCCGAGGATGACCACGCCCTCGGTGGGCGCGACGTGCAGGCGATAGGCATCTGCGACACCGACGTCCTGATCGCCATCGCCGCCAGCGGCACCACACCCTACGTGCTGGGCGCGGTGGAGGAGGGCCGCCGGGCCAGGGCGCTGACGGTGGGCCTGGCGAACAATGCGGACACGCCGCTGCTCCGGGCGGTGGACTGCCCGGTGCTGCTGGACACGGGTGAGGAGGTGATCAGCGGCAGCACCCGCCTGAAGGCCGGCACCGCCCAGAAAATCGCGCTGAATACCTTTTCCAGCGCCGTGATGGTGCGGCTGGGCAAGGTCTACGGCAACCTGATGGTGGACGTCCGGACAAGCAACGCCAAGCTGGAGGGCCGCGCCGTGCGGCTGGTGCGGCATGCCACCGGCGCGGGGGAAGCTGAGGCGCAGCGGGCGCTGGCCGACGCCGCCGGAAACGTCAAGGTCGCCATCGTGACGTTGCTGCTGGGCATCCCGGCGACCGAGGCCATAACCCGACTGGCGGCCCACGGCGGCCATGCCCGCGCCGCCCTGGAGGCGGAATGAAGCCGGAACGTCCTGCAGCTTCCCCAAAGACCGATCTGATTCCGTCCCGCACCCGCGAGTTGCTGCACGCCGCCACCGAGACGGGGGGCGTGCCCGGCGCCGCGCTGGGAGTGGTGAATGCGGAAGGGGAGCGGGCAACCCTGATTCTGGGCCACGCGCAGCTTCAACCCGAACAGATTGCGCTGGGGGCCGACACCCTGTTTGATCTGGCAAGCCTGACCAAGCCGCTGTTCACGGCCCGCACGGTGCTGCGCGCTGTGGAGGACGGTCGCCTGGATCTGGACGATTCCCTGGGAGCCCATCTTCCCGAGCTTGCGTGGATGCAGGACACGGCGCTGCGCACCCGTACCCTGCGCGGGCTCCTGACACATACTGCGGGCCTGCCCGCCTGGGCCCCGCTGTATACCTGGGGCGACGGGCCGACCATCCGCGCCCGCGTGCTGCAGGAGCCGTGGACGCTGTCCACGCCGGGCGAGGTGGTGTACTCGGACCTGGGGTACATCCTGCTGGGACGGGTGCTGGAGCGGGTGTACCAGCGCGCCCTGCGGGACTTTTCGCTGGACCCAGGTCTGACCTTCACCCCGGACGCGGCCCGCTGCGCGCCCACCGAGCAGTGCGCGTGGCGGGAACGCCTGCTGCGCGGCGAGACCCATGACGAGAACGCGGCGGCACTGGGCGGGGTGGCGGGCCACGCGGGGCTGTTCGGCACACTGGACGGTGTGCTCGCCCAGGCAGAGCAGGTGCTGTGCGGCGGCTGGCTGTCTCCTGCCGCTCAGGCAGAGGCGCTGCGCGTTCAGGCGCACGGACGGACGCTGGCCTTCGTGGCGGCGCAGCCTGGATGGAGTGGGGGCAGCCTGGGCAGCCCGGCGGCGGTGGGCCATACCGGCTTTACCGGAACCGGGCTGTGGGTGGACCCGGCGCGGGGCCTGGCCTGGACACTGCTGACCCACCGGGTCCATCCCACCCGTCACAGCGGCTTTGACATCCAGGGATTGCGCCGGGCCGTGGGCAACACCTTACTGGCCGCCCGGTCCGGGACAGCCCGCTGAGGGGTCACCCGCCGGGTTTGCACCTGCGGTACAGAACGCCGGGCGCAAACCTGACACAATGCGTTCACCCATGATTGATGAATTTGCCGTAAATGAGCTGTTGACCCCCGACGAGAGACTGGTCCGTGAAAGCGTGCGCGCCTACTGCGACGCCGAACTGATGCCCCGGATTGCCGGCTGGTGGGATGACGGAGAACTGCCCGTGCGTGACGTGATGCGCGGCTTCGGGGAGATGGGCCTGCTGGGGCCGACCACTCCCGAGGAGTACGGCGGGGCCGGCGTGTCCTACAGCGCCTACGGCGCGATGATGTACGAGCTGGAGCGGGTGGACAGCGGCCTGCGCAGCGCTGCGAGCGTGCAGGGCAGCCTGGTCATGTTTCCCATCTTCACCTACGGCAGCGACGAACAGAAGCGCCGCTGGCTGCCGGGCCTGGCTTCCGGTGAACTGATCGGCTGCTTCGGCCTGACCGAGCCCGACGGCGGCTCGGACCCCGGCGCGATGCGGACGCGGGCGCGCAAGGATGGTGACGAGTACGTCCTGAACGGCAACAAAATGTGGATCACCAACAGCCCGCAGGCCGACGTGGCGGTGGTGTGGGCCAAGGACGACGACGGCGTGATCCGGGGCTTTATCGTGCCCACCGATACGCCGGGGTTCAACGCTCCGCAGATTCACCGCAAGATGAGCCTGCGCGCCAGCGTGACCGGCGAGATCGTGCTGGAGGACTGCCGGATTCCCGCCGCCAATCTGCTTCCCGGCAGCCAGGGCCTGAAGAGCCCGCTGTCGTGTCTGACCAGCGCCCGCTTTGGCATCGCCTGGGGAGCCATGGGCGCGCTGGAAGCGGTGCTGCAGACGGCACTGGACTACACGGTGGACCGTACCACCTTCGGCAAGCCCATCGCGTCCCGTCAGCTGGTGCAGGACAAGCTGGTGCGCATGGCGACCGACCACAGCCTGGGCCTTCTGCTGGCGTGGCGGCTGGGGGTCCTCAAGGATGCCGGGCGCATGAATTACGCCCAGGTCAGCTATGCCAAGCGCAACAATGTGCGGGTGGCGCTGCAGGGTGCCCGCCTGGCGCGCGAGATGCTGGGCGGCAACGGCATTACCACCGAGTATCCGGTGATCCGCCACATGCTGAACCTCGAGACGGTGGATACCTACGAGGGCACCCACGACATTCATACCCTGATCGTGGGACGTCACCTGACCGGCCAGGGCGCACTGGAATAAACTTCTAGAATATATATCCAATTAAATTCAGTGGTACAAAAGCTGAGGACCCTGGGTATCTGGGCGAGCCCGGGGTCCTCAGGGCGAGGCAACGGACCACGCAGGAGCATCCGGCGTTGTGTCTGACGGTGCCACAGATCCGCTCCCTGGGTACGGGTCGGCTGCGTCAGGCAGGTTCAGTGGCAACTTTCACTTTGCGCTCAGTGCTCATGGCGCAGTTCACCGGCCACCCTGAACTGTGCCGACTGGAGCATTTCTGCTCAGTTCAGCAGGGTGCCGCGAATGCCCTGGGCGCAGGCCATGCGGTGCTGGACGTCCTGCAGGTCCAGCACGCCGTGTTCGCGCAGGCCCGCCGCCACCACGCCGATCTCGGCCCACGCACGGCGAAGCGAGGTGCGGGTGCGGGCGCTCAGGACGGTCAGGTAGGCGTCCACGGCTTCACGCTCCTCCGGCTCGGTCAGGGCGGCGTCCAGCAGGGCACGGGCGTCGCGGCCCGGGGCCACCGGAGGCAAGCCCAGCATCCCGGCGGCCATGGGGGCCGCAAGCGCGGTCATGACCACGTCTTCCATCAGCCCCCGGTTGGCACGCATGGCCTGCAGATCGGGTGCCAGGGCATAACGCACGGCCGGACCATCCGCCAGCGAAACCGATTCGATGCGCAGTGGCGCGCGGCCCGACAACTGCGCCAGCACTGCCTCGGCAGCGGCCAGCGTGGCAGCGTCGTGCAGATCGGGAAGGGCGGTCGTGGATGCAGGGAAAGGAGTCAGTCTGGGCATAATTCCGAGTTCTCTGGTCAGGATTAAAGCACACATGAACGCGGATGAAAAGGTCAGCCAAAGCAAAAGCTCCCACAGTGAGGAGCCTTGGCCGGACGACGGGCGCGGTGAAGGTTACTGCTGCGTGCGCGGCTGCTCGCCCTGGGCATCCTTGCTGGGCGAGAAAGTCAGGCACTGGGCCTGTCCGGCGCTCATGCTGACCTCGATCTGCCCGGCGGTGCATTTCTGGTCGTTGTTGAAACGGCAGGAGGTGGCGTCGCAGCGGCTGACCGTGGTGTTTTCATTCATGCCTGCACCCTAGACATTCTGGAACGGCTTTTCAGTGTTCTGCTGCGTCATGTAATCAGACCCGAGTGATCAATCAGGGTGGTTTAGTCGGGTATCGGGAACGCCGAATTATGGCGCTGGCGACAGCCTTTTGCAGCTCCCTCTATTTTCCGGTGAGCTCAAGGTAAAGCATGGAAAAAGCCGGGGACATGGCATTATCCCGGCCACGTTAAAGACAGTCCGGCTCAGGTCTGTCCAGTGACCCCACGTTATCGCTGGCACAGCTCACGCGTCTTCAGCGCCCCGGCGGCGAAGAACGGGCCAGTCACGGCCACCCCGAAACCGATCTGGAGGAGAGTATGCCCTTCCTGGTGACGGGCAGGCCCAGACCGGCGCACAGGGGGAAAGGCAGCGGCTGCACGGGCAGCCTGGCCTGCCACTGGAAGACCGTCACACCTACGCCGAGCACCAGAGTCATTCCCACCGCTGTGTCGCTCAGCCGGGAGGCCACGGCCGCGCGTTGTAACGCCCAACACAGCCAGGCCTCACCGCTGCGTCCTGTCCGTTCAAGGCAGAATCAGCCGCAGCCAGTGAACGAGTGACGCTCGGCTACACCAACGCGGTCTTTCAGGTGCCGTTTCTGTAGCAGAGAAGCCATTAGCTGACTCGGCAGTACACGGCCCAGATGAAGCCGATGTGTACGAACCTCGTGGAGCTGCAAGGTCTGCCGAAGAATCCAGGTGCCTGTGTGGTCGTGGCAGACGTCTGTGTGGCAGTGTACGGTGTTCGCTGGATTTGAGTGCTGTCTGGCAGGTACGATTGAGGTATTTTCGTGTTCGCGAGAGCCCCTGCCCTGTCATGATGGCCCGCAAGATGGGAGACGACGCACACGCCGCCGCCAATGCGGCGCAGCTTCGCCTCCTGCTGGCAGACCTGGGGCTCATCCCGGCTCCACTCTGCCGTGAGTACTTTGCAGTCATGCGCCCCGCTGACCTGACCCCAGTGGAAATCGCTGACCAGCTTGCCCGGATGTACCACGCCGACAGCGGCCAGAAAGAGAATGCTCCCTCAGGCGAGGAGCGCACGGCCCTGGCCGCTTACCTGGGCTGCCACGACGACGTGAGAGAGGAAGCGTGGGCAGTATGGTGCGGCCGACTGGCCCCAACAAGGCGGAATGACGCCGCGTACTGGCTGAACGTCGGGTTCATCGAGCCGTGTCTGGAAGGTCGGCCGGTCTGAGTCTGGCGGTTCATCACATGCTCTTGGATTGCTCGCTGTTCACGGGCACCTGACAGGCCACTCCTTTCTGCTCGGCTTCTCAGGGTCCTTCTTTTGGGCGCCACGTCACCAGCACACCGGTCCATCTTCTGTCAGAACCATGAAACACGTCGTGTCCTACGGTGCCGTCAATGACCGGTGCCCCCTTGCCCGCTGACGAATATGCTCGGCTGCTCGATCTGGCCTCGTACGACATTCTCGACACTCCGCGCGAGGCGGCCTTCGACCGAATCGCCCGCCTGACGGCCCGCGTTCTGGCCACGCCCATCGCGCTGATCAATTTCGTAGATGAGGACCGGTTGTGGAGCAAGGCGTCTGTGGGTCTGGACGGTGTGGTCGCCCCGCGGGACGACTCGTTTTGCTCGTGGACCATCCTGCAGAGCGGCCCGCTGACCATCGAGGACGTTCGGGCAGACCTGCGCTTTGCCCACACCCCGTTGGTGGTGGGGGAGCCGCACGTTCAGATGTACGCCGGCACTCCGCTGACCACCCCGGCCGGACAGCACATCGGTACGCTGTGCGTGATGGATGACCGGCCCCGCGCGTTGTCGGCCCCCGACCTGCAGGCGTTGCAGGACCTCGCCGATCTGGTGGTCAGCGAGCTGGAACTGCGCGCCCGCAACCTCGCCCTGGACCGTGAACTGGACGCCCAGGCCCAGCGCGGCGCCGACCTGCAACGAATGGTGGATCAGGCGCAGGTGCTCGAAGCCGTGGCGCAGCTGATGGACCAGGAGCTGAGTCCCGAGGAGATGATCCTGGCTGCGTCCGCGCTGCTGGGCGAGGCGTTGGCCGCGGACTACACCGGCCTGATCGCCTTTGAGGGCGAGAACCTGAGCGTCCGGGCGGCCTACCACCATCCCCGCATGACGCCCGAGGCACGGGCCGTGGCAGACCGTCTGTCGGTCTTGCCCAGGGCGCTGACCTGGCGTCTGCGGGACATCACCACGTCCGTGTACATCGAGGATTATCCCGACCAAGTGGGTGCCCTGGCAGAGGTCGTGGACGCTGGAATTCAGCAGGTGGCGTGGGTGCCGCTGGGTCAGTGTGTGGAAGGCAGCGCGCTGCTGCTGGTGGTGCGCCTGCAGGGCAGCGAGGTCTGTGGCTGGCGCGGCAGTGACCGGGCGCTGCTGGAATCGGCGGGGCGCAGCGTTCGCAGCGCGCTGCGCCGGCAGGGCGAGATGCAGCTGGCCTGGCAGGCCGCTCGCCAGGACGCGCTGACCGGGGTACTCAACCGCCGGGCGCTGAGCGAGGACCTAACGCAGTGGCAGGCCACCGGGCGGCCGTTCGTGCTCGCCGGCCTGGACCTGGACGGCCTGAAGGCGGTCAACGATCAGGAGGGGCACGCCCGGGGCGACCAATTGCTGCAGGTATTCGCCGCCACCCTGAAGGTGGAACTGGGTGGGGCGGGGAAGGTGTACCGGGTGGGCGGAGATGAGTTCGTGACGCTGGGCACAGGGGACGAGGAACAGGTGCTCGAGGCGGTGGACACCGCCGTGCTCACGGCGCGTCAGGTGGCGCCGCTGCGGGGCGCGAGCGTGGGGGTGGCCCACAGCCGTGAGGCGTCCGGGGACGCGCTGCTCGCCCTGGCCGACGAACGCATGTACGCGGTCAAGCGGCGCAGACACGCGGCGCGGTTGACCGAGGCGGTGTGCTGACTCCCCCCGGGCGCCGGGCGGCTGCAGGCACGCCGTGCACCATCACCGAACAGCAAGACGCACCCGCGCCGCTGTGGCGGGGTGCTCCGAAGTGGTTTGATGCGGGACACCGTTCCGGGGCGTGGTCCAGACGTGCCCCCGGTAGGGGAGAGCTCAGCTCGATGCCGGGCCCACCGCCTCACTGCGGCGTGAGGTAGCGCCTGGGCTGGGTGGACACGGCCAGAGAAGCGACCTGCACGGCAAACCCGGCCGCCGCCTCGGTGCCCTGCTGGCGGCTCAGGGCATGCAGGTAGGCGGCGTTCCAGATGTCGCCGGCCCCCACCGTGTCGCTGACCTGAACGGCCGGCGCCGCATGCACGGTCACCCGCCCGCGGTGGTGAAGCACAACGCCGCTGGCTCCGCATTTGACGACCAGAGTGCCCTCAGGAGGCAGGTGGGCGGCGAGCGCATCGGCGGCGCGCCGCACCTCGGTCTCGTCGGCGAGGGCCAGCGCTTCGAGATCGTTGATCAGCAGGTGCTGGGTTCGGGGCAACCAGCTCAGCACCTCGCGCCGCAGCTGGGGCGTATACCCTCCATCGGGCCAGCCCATGTCGAGCGCCACCTGCGTCCCGGCGCGCTCGAAATGCGTCAGCAGCTCGGGGTACTGGCGGCGGAGTTCCGGGGTCAGAAAGGCCCCGGCGAGCAGGACAAAGTGACTGCCCGGCAGGTGGGGGCGCAACACCTCCCACCTCAGGTCCGCGAGATGACCCAGCTGGGTCAGGAAGGTCCGTTCCCCGTCGGGATGGCTCACGGCGACCGTCACCGAGGTGGGTCCGGGGTGGGAAATCCAGGTCAGGGGTCCAGCGGGAAGCTGCCGCCGGAGCCACTCGCCCGCCAGATCGTTTCCCACGGTGCTGATCACCGCGTGGTCGGTCCCCAGCGCGGCGCACGCGACGGCGGCGTTTCCGGCGTTGCCGCCGACGCGCCACTGCAACTCCTCGACCAGAACCTCTGTGCCGCGCTGGGGCCACTCCCCGAGGGGACCCACGATCAGGTCCACATTGATGTTGCCCAGAATGACCAGGTCGCGGGTCACGCCGGTTCCCCTTGCAGGGCGGCCGGGCGGAATTCAACGTCCAGGCCAGCGAAGAGATCGTTCATGGGATACTCGGGCACCGGGGAGCGAATGCCGCCGAGGCTGAAGGTCTCCGTGTGCATCAGGGGTGCGAACTGCTCCTCGGTGAGGGTGCCCAGGGTGCTGAGCGGTCCGGTCTGGGTACGGTGCGAGAACAGCGCGGCCCGTTTCCGGGCCGCCTGGCTGCGGATGTCGATGCGGGCGGCAATGGTGCAGTCGCACACTGCATACGTCTCCGGCTCCAGGCCCTCGAGCACTCCCAGCGGGCGTCCACTCTGCAGGCGCAGCATTTCCTCGCGGCTCTGAACGGTGTAGAACAGCCGCTGCACCCGCACCTGCCGGAACCCGCTGCTGGCGTAGGCGGCGGTGGCGACGCGGTGGGCGATCAGGTGGTCGGGATGGCCGTACATGCCGTGTGGATCGAACGTCAGCATGATCTGGGGGTGGGTGGCCTCGATCACCTCCAGAATCCGGCGTTCCATCTCAGTGGGGTCCGCGTTGATGGTCGCCAGCGGATCGTCGCGGCGCAGCCGGTCGCCCCGTCCGCTGTCGTGGTAATCCAGAAAGATGGGGGGGTGGATGCCCAGGGTGGCGCAGGCGTCTTTCAGCTCCTGCGCCCGCTGGGGGGCGATCTCCACCTCGCCCAGGGCCGGATCGGTGTTGCGCCCGGCCTCGCCGCGCGTGAGGCAGATTAGGTGAACCTGCGCCCCCCGCGCTGCGTACAGCGCCAGCGTTCCGCCGCAGCGCAGCGCCTCGTCGTCCGGATGGGCGAACACGGCCAGAAGGGAAGCGGGGGCGCTCATCCCTTCATGCCCGTCAGCACAATGCCGTCGATGATCTGTTTCTGGAAGATGGCGAAGACGATCAGGACCGGAATCACCGCCAGGCTGCTCGCCGCCATGATCAGGCCCCACTGGGTGCCCGCCTCGCCGTTGAACAGCGCCGTGCCCACCGGCAGCGTGCGGAACTCGGGTTTCTGAATGACGATCAGCGGCCACAGGAAAGCGTTCCAGTTGCCCAGGAAGGTAAAGATCGCCAGGCTCGCCAGTGCCGGGCGGACGAGCGGCAGGGCGATGCGCCAGAAGATGCCGAACTCGCTCATGCCGTCGATGCGCGCCGCTTCGAGCAGGTCATCGGGCAGCGTCTCGAAGAACTGCCGCATCAGAAAGACCCCGAAAGCGCTGATCAGTCCCGGGAACATGATCGCGAAGTACGCGCCGGGGGTGCTCCGGGTCAACTGCAGGTCGCTGACGCCCACGAACCACGGAATGACGAGCATCTCGGTGGGAATCATTAGAGTGGACAGGATCAGGATGAAGATCAGGTTCTTGCCGGGAAAGTCGAACTTGGCCAGGGTGTACCCGACGAGCGAGTCGAAGAACAGCACGCTGGCGGTGGTCACCCCGGCCACCAGCAGGCTGTTGGCAAACCACTGCAGGAACCGGGTTTCCAGCAGCACCTGACGGTAGTTGTCGAGCGTGGGCACAGCGGGCAAAAAGGCGAGGTTGAACAGTTCCTGAAAGCTCTTGAGGCTGGTCAGCAGCATCCACGCGAAGGGAAACAGCGTGACCACGATGCCGACGGTCAGGACGACATAGGCCAGGAGGACGGGGGTATTGAGGCGGCGGCGCGGGCGGGGCTGGCCGCTCACGGCGGCGGGCCGCTCTTCGGGGCGGGCGGGATGGGTGGTCATGCGGGCTCCACGGAAGGGCGCTGCCCGGAAAGCGTGGCCTGCGGCCGGAATGAACTCCGGTTCACAGGTCGTACCGCCGGGTCAGGAAGCGCAGCTGAATCAGGGTAATGGCCAGGATGATCACGAACAGCACCACGGTGATGGCCGAGGCGTAGCCCATCTGGTAGCGGCCGAAGGCGATCTGGTAGATGTACAGCGCCACGGTCATGGTGCTGCCCAGCGGGCCGCCCTGGTCGGTGAAGTTCAGGTTGACGACCTGGGTGAACAGCTGTAGATAGGAGATGGTGCCGGTGACCACGCTGAAGACGATGGTGGGGTTGAGCAGCGGCAGCGTGATCTTCCAGAAGGCCTGCGTGCCGTTCGCGCCGTCGATCTCGGCGGCCTCGTAGTAGCTGCGCGGAATGGCCGCGAGACCGGCGAGGAACAGCACGATCTGAAAGCCCAGGTTCTGCCACACCACCAGGGCCGCCGTGGTGGCCAGCGCCTGCGAGGGCGAGGTCAGGAAGTTCTGCGGCGGAATGTTCAGCCAGATCAGGAAGGTGTTGATCGGACCGAATTGCGGGCTGAACAGCCACTGCCAGACCCACGCGGCGGCCACGATGGGGGTCACGTAGGGAGCGAAGTACAGCGCCCGGAACAGGCCCCGCAGCGCCTGGATGCGGTTGAGCATCAGTGCCACCACCAGCCCCAGGGCGATCTGGGCCGGAACGCCGATCACCGCGTACAGTGCCGTGTTGCGCAGTGACTGTCCGAACTTCTCATCGGCGAACAGGCGCTCGTAGTTCTCGAGGCCGACGAAGGGCTGCTGCTCTTTAAGGATGTTCCAGTCGAACACGCTCAGGCGCAGGGCGGAGAGGGTGGGCAAAAAGCGCACGATCAGAAAGAAGATCAGCGGAACGAGCAGGAAGGTGTAGGCCGTACGGGCCTGATGCCGGCGCATCGAGCCGCCCCGGCGGGGCCTGGGAGGGGAAGTGGGCGCCGTGCGGGTCACGGGGTCCCTGGGCGGACATGGAGTCTGGGCATCTCAACCTCTGGAGCGGAGTGATGGAGGGCCTGCGGGGACACGGCGGGGCGTGGAAGGACGACGCGCCTCCACCTCCCCCCGGACGGCGCCGGAGGGGAGGCGGCGGCGCGGGCCGCCGAACGCCTTACTTGTAGTAGCTGTTGAGGATCTTCTGCTCGTCGGCGGCGGCCTGCTTGATGGCGTCGGCCGGTTTGGCGCCCTTGAGCAGCACCGTGTTGATCGCGTCCACCCAGGCCTTGCGCTGCCCGGCTTCGTCCACGAACAGCGTGGAGTGCGCGAACGGCAGCGAGCCCACGAAGGCCCCGAACACCGGGTCCTTGCGCAGCGACGCGTCGCCCGCCAGCTTGCGGCTCGCCGGAATCTCGCCCACCGAGTCCAGCCAAGTGCGCTGGGTGGTCTCGCTGGTCAGGAACTTGAGGAACTTCACGGCCGCGTCGAGCTTTTCGCCCTTGGCATTCTTGGTGATGCCGTTGACCCAGTACGACCCGAAGTTGCTGCGGACGCCGTTGTCCTTCATCACCGGCAGCGGGATGACGCCCCACTCGAACTTGGCCCCGTTCTTGATGGTGTTGATGGCGAAGGAACCGTCGATGATCATGCCGACCTTGCCGGCGATAAAGGCGTCGCGGTAGCTGTTGTTGCCGGGGAAGAAGTTGGGCACGCCCAGCTTGTACTTGGTCTGCAGGTCGGTGTAGAAGGCCATGGCCTTGCGCCCGGCGTCGCTGTCGTAGGTGGCCGTCTTGCCGTCCTTGC contains the following coding sequences:
- a CDS encoding DUF1540 domain-containing protein translates to MNENTTVSRCDATSCRFNNDQKCTAGQIEVSMSAGQAQCLTFSPSKDAQGEQPRTQQ
- a CDS encoding anhydro-N-acetylmuramic acid kinase translates to MNRAPRVLGLMSGTSADGIDAALLELPGWPALNPKGGEAFPALPPGVPRGRVVAHTITPYAPELRAQVLRAMRGGLDTAQLTQLHWALGEALAGAAQTLAADADVIACHGQTVQHHPRPEAARGWARPATLQLGEAAVIAETCGRPVVSDFRPADLAAGGVGAPLVPFADWALFAETGVNRVILNLGGLANLTFLQSTDPAGVVAFDTGPGNCLLDEIAARMGQTCDDGGRLAAAGTAHAATLRAWLAHPELSVPPPKATGREVWSLDRLPVPDLSVPDLAATATAFTAQTVADAIHRFLPAPPDEVVVAGGGARNPSVMRELAARLAPVPLKTFADLGWNAHGFTDATREAAAFALLGYARVQGWANTLPHTTGARRAVCAGKLSLPNPGASS
- a CDS encoding serine hydrolase domain-containing protein; translation: MKPERPAASPKTDLIPSRTRELLHAATETGGVPGAALGVVNAEGERATLILGHAQLQPEQIALGADTLFDLASLTKPLFTARTVLRAVEDGRLDLDDSLGAHLPELAWMQDTALRTRTLRGLLTHTAGLPAWAPLYTWGDGPTIRARVLQEPWTLSTPGEVVYSDLGYILLGRVLERVYQRALRDFSLDPGLTFTPDAARCAPTEQCAWRERLLRGETHDENAAALGGVAGHAGLFGTLDGVLAQAEQVLCGGWLSPAAQAEALRVQAHGRTLAFVAAQPGWSGGSLGSPAAVGHTGFTGTGLWVDPARGLAWTLLTHRVHPTRHSGFDIQGLRRAVGNTLLAARSGTAR
- a CDS encoding N-acetylmuramic acid 6-phosphate etherase; translated protein: MTLDSRRTEGVHPDHPDLDRLEVSELVRVLAGDQAGALRAVGAAVPALARAVEAALPRLTQGGRLVYVGAGTSGRLGVLDATELTPTFSWPRERAVPLIAGGARAIREAVEGAEDDHALGGRDVQAIGICDTDVLIAIAASGTTPYVLGAVEEGRRARALTVGLANNADTPLLRAVDCPVLLDTGEEVISGSTRLKAGTAQKIALNTFSSAVMVRLGKVYGNLMVDVRTSNAKLEGRAVRLVRHATGAGEAEAQRALADAAGNVKVAIVTLLLGIPATEAITRLAAHGGHARAALEAE
- a CDS encoding acyl-CoA dehydrogenase family protein is translated as MIDEFAVNELLTPDERLVRESVRAYCDAELMPRIAGWWDDGELPVRDVMRGFGEMGLLGPTTPEEYGGAGVSYSAYGAMMYELERVDSGLRSAASVQGSLVMFPIFTYGSDEQKRRWLPGLASGELIGCFGLTEPDGGSDPGAMRTRARKDGDEYVLNGNKMWITNSPQADVAVVWAKDDDGVIRGFIVPTDTPGFNAPQIHRKMSLRASVTGEIVLEDCRIPAANLLPGSQGLKSPLSCLTSARFGIAWGAMGALEAVLQTALDYTVDRTTFGKPIASRQLVQDKLVRMATDHSLGLLLAWRLGVLKDAGRMNYAQVSYAKRNNVRVALQGARLAREMLGGNGITTEYPVIRHMLNLETVDTYEGTHDIHTLIVGRHLTGQGALE
- a CDS encoding GntR family transcriptional regulator — translated: MSASASPPAWAVPLDAGSATPVYLQVAQGLERRIHSGELRPGSALPAERELAAQLRVSRVTVRQALALLAQQGLLTRRHGSGTFVAPPASETRPSRPLGLLSSFSEDVRSRGQTPGAQVLAFELGRPTPQEAMSLALSPGEGVYRLRRLRTSSGEPLAVEDSTLPAALVGSLSAPDVTDASLYALLGARGLGPRRAIRHLRAVNADPQLAGLLGVPVGAALLATERVSWTTGGRPVEYARAHYRGDRYDFVMELHGEPE